From the Erythrolamprus reginae isolate rEryReg1 chromosome Z, rEryReg1.hap1, whole genome shotgun sequence genome, one window contains:
- the LOC139152937 gene encoding keratin, type I cytoskeletal 24-like — translation MSLRISTASRKISSYEGGAKMSGIGGGSLYGFGGGSMGGLGSSYGGAICSGYGASGFGGGVGFGSSSAAGGGYGATYRSSSSSMSGAYGAGDSVFLAGVEKETMQNLNSRLANYLEKVRSLEEANAELELKIRHWYEKNGPGAPGVTRDYSKYHHMIDELRNQIVNVTIDNANVVLQIDNARLAADDFRMKFENELFLRQSVEGDINGLRRVLDDLTMSRSDLEAQLESLTEELAYLKKNHEEEITLLRSSSTGDVTVEMNAAPGIDLTKLLNDMRAQYEDLAEQNRREAEEQFIKMSQPLQQQIHDDAGAASTARNELIELKRSLQSLEIELQSLLAKKASLEGTLAETEGNYSTQLSQLQLQVSSLEEQLQQIRAETECQNSEYQQLLGVKTRLEMEIETYRRLLDGESIRAAYETKVQIREPTKTRVVKTIVEELVDGKVISSQVKSVEEKTTK, via the exons ATGTCTCTTCGAATTTCTACTGCATCTAGGAAAATCTCTTCCTATGAAGGAGGTGCTAAGATGTCAGGCATTGGTGGAGGAAGTCTATATGGCTTTGGTGGGGGATCCATGGGAGGGTTAGGCAGTAGCTACGGAGGGGCTATATGCAGTGGTTATGGTGCATCTGGATTTGGTGGTGGTGTTGGCTTTGGCAGCTCTTCTGCAGCAGGTGGTGGTTATGGAGCAACCTATCGCTCCAGCTCATCTTCCATGAGTGGGGCCTATGGAGCTGGTGATAGCGTCTTTTTGGCTGGTGTTGAAAAGGAGACCATGCAGAATTTAAACAGCCGCCTAGCAAACTACCTGGAAAAGGTGCGTTCCCTGGAGGAGGCCAATGCTGAGCTTGAGCTTAAAATTCGCCACTGGTATGAGAAAAATGGACCTGGGGCACCTGGAGTGACTCGTGATTACAGCAAGTACCATCACATGATTGATGAACTCCGCAACCAG ATTGTGAATGTAACCATTGATAATGCTAATGTAGTCTTGCAGATTGACAATGCCAGGCTTGCTGCTGATGATTTCCGAATGAA ATTTGAAAATGAGCTCTTCCTCCGCCAGAGCGTGGAAGGAGACATCAATGGCCTGCGTAGAGTACTTGATGATCTCACCATGAGTCGCTCTGACCTAGAAGCACAACTTGAAAGCCTCACAGAGGAACTGGCATATCTTAAGAAGAATCATGAGGAG GAAATTACTCTACTGAGGAGCAGTTCTACAGGAGATGTCACAGTGGAAATGAATGCTGCTCCAGGAATAGACTTGACGAAGCTACTGAATGACATGAGAGCACAATATGAAGATCTTGCAGAACAAAACCGTAGAGAGGCGGAAGAACAATTCATCAAAATG AGCCAGCCACTACAGCAACAAATTCACGATGATGCCGGTGCCGCAAGCACAGCTAGGAATGAATTAATAGAACTCAAACGAAGTCTTCAGTCCCTGGAAATTGAATTACAGTCCCTTTTGGCAAAG AAAGCATCTCTGGAAGGAACCTTGGCAGAAACTGAAGGGAACTACAGCACTCAGCTTAGTCAGTTACAACTTCAAGTCAGCAGCCTGGAAGAACAGCTGCAACAGATCAGGGCTGAAACAGAATGCCAAAATTCAGAGTATCAGCAATTGTTGGGCGTCAAGACCAGACTGgaaatggaaatagaaacataCAGACGTCTACTAGATGGGGAAAG TATCCGCGCTGCTTACGAGACAAAAGTTCAGATAAGAG AACCCACGAAAACCAGGGTGGTTAAAACCATTGTTGAAGAATTGGTGGATGGGAAAGTAATTTCTTCCCAAGTGAAATcggtggaagaaaaaacaaccaaataa